TATTCCCTTTATATAACTTTGAGTCCTTTTCATATTACCAGTAAAATCATACCACAAACCCTTTCAAATTATTCCCAAAATAGTTTCTAAAAAAAATAGTTTATTCAAAATACAAATCATCATTCATCCGGGGCACCATGGCCATCAGCACACACTGTTCGGTGTTTCCAGTGCGGTCCAGCATTCCCTGGGTGAGGTGGCTCACTGCACCTGTTTTCTGTCCTAACTTATCCACACCCGTAACCTGGTCCATTACATCCCCCACTTCCTTACCACCCAGAACCTGTTCTATGACCATGGGAGGGTATTCAAAACCAGCACTCACTCCCAGGGTGATTTTTTCTCCATCGTAGATGGCACACCACTGCAGATCCAAGTAACCGGTTATACTGTGCGGTACCTCCAGTAAACCTGATTCTATACCCACGGAAAGATCAAAATCTGGAGAAAATACGTTTTTTGCCCGGTTGATGGCTCCCTGAACTGTGACCTCCAGTCCTATGGGCTGGTCTGGCACACCAGAATCCACGTCCCGGTCTTCCACTTCCACCGCAGGGTAGATCTTCTCCAGGATATTCTGGGTGGCCTTTAACTTCACTGGATTTTTAGAAGCAACCACAATCTTCATTTATTCACCCTTTTTAATCACCGTTCCCCGGGGATCTATTTCTCCCCGGCGTATGCGGGTGGAAGATATGGGTTTACCATCCTCGGCCAGCACCATGCTTATGGTGATAATGTCCAGGGATTTCATACCTTTCTCCCGGCGTATTTCATTGATCTGGAAGGCGGTGGGCTCGGTTTCCGGACTTACCACTATGGCTTCAACAGTTTCATCATGTACCGTTACTCCGTAGGGGTCGTCCAGCCGGGATATACTGTAACCAGAACGTCCTTTGAGCAGAGAGTTCAGGTTGGACATGCGCACGTTGCAGGGCTCTATTTCCCCCTTCATTCCCCCGAACTTATCGGAGGTCACTCCTATCAGGACTTCTTTTCCCACCTGGAATGCCTTGTTTATGAGTAAGCGGTGGCCCTGGTGGAATTTATCAAAGGTTCCTCCCACTGCCACCCGGTTATATTTGGTTGAGGTCATGCTTGTTATCCTTAATTATTATGGTGAAATTACTATGAACAGGAAATTTTTTAAAAGATGTAAATGACTCCCCATCAGTTCAGGGACTCAAAATGTAGATATCTTGATTATATGGTAAACATGATAATAAACTATGCTCTTGGAACACAACGTGGTGGTGAAGGATCCCCTCCGGATAGGGCTTCGCTTCGCTTCATGCTACCCCAACCTTTACCGTAGTGCCATGTCCTCACTGGGTTTCCATATTATCTACGACTTCCTGAACCACCAGGAGGATGTTTACTGTGAGAGAGTGGTCTACCCCTATGGTAAGAGTCTGGAGACTGGTTCCCCCCTGAAGGATTTTGACGTGGTGGGCTTCTCCCTCCAGTACGAGCAGGACTACCCCCATGTACTGGAAATGCTGCGTCAAGGTGGTTTAAAGGTTCGGAGGGAAGATCGATCACCCCAGGACCCCCTGGTCATTGCCGGTGGTCCCTGTGCCAGTTCCAATCCCCTGCCCATGTCCCAGTTCGTGGACCTGTTCCTGGTGGGTGATGGTGAAGTAATTCTACCACAACTTCTGGAGAAAATAGCCCAGATGGATAACCCCCGCCAGGATATGGATGCTTTACTGGACTTGGAGGGGGTTTATATCCCTGGTAACAAAGTGAAACTGGTTCAGGTGGAGGATATGAATGATGCCTGGCGCCCGGTGAAACAGGTTTACCCGGAAACAGATAACCCGGACCTGATCCCGGCTTTTGGAAGGTCATTTCTCCTGGAGGTTTCCAGGGGTTGTGCCCGGGGTTGTCGTTTCTGCATGGCAGGCTGCATGTACCGGCCCCGCAGGGAAGTGGACCTTAAAACTCTTTTAAAAACAGCTGAAAAGGGGAGAAAATCCACTGGCCTGAATAAGATTGCCCTCATTGGTGGTGCTGTTTCTGATTACTCCCAGATCGAAAAATTGTGCCGTGAACTCCTCCAGAGAGAATTCCAGGTAACCACCCCCTCCCTGCGTATTGAATCCATCTCCCCTGACCTTCTGGAGAGTTTAAAGGAAAGTGGTCTCAGGACCATTACCATTGCCCCGGAATCCACCTGGAGACTCCGTAAACTGGTGAACAAACCCATCACCGACCAGGATATCCAGAGGACCATGGCGACTGCCTTTCAAATGAAGTTGAATGTTAAGCTCTATTTCCTGGTAGGACTCCCCACGGAAACACAGGAGGATCTGGAGGACTTAGTGGATCTGGTAGGGGATCTGAAAGCTATGGCACCACACCCTGATTCTCTCCGTATAAGTGTCAACCCATTCATACCAAAGCCCCACACACCATTCCAGTGGGCAGAGTTCAATCTTAAGGAGACCAAAGGCAAGGTGAAATTCCTTAAAAAACACCTGAAAAACAAACATTTTAAGGTGGAAACCCCCAACAAATCCCTGGTACAGTACATACTATCCCTGGGGGGTACTGAAATGGCGGATATAATTGAAGAATCTTCCCAGGGAAGAGTTTCCCTCTCAAAATGGAAAAAACTAACACCCCACATCAGTGGTAGCGAAACTCTCCCCTGGAAAGACATAGATGTGGGGGTAAGTGATGAATTCCTGGAAAAAGAATATGAAAAAGCCCTTAAGGGCGATTTAACACCATGGTGTGAGACTTTTGGTTGTTATGACTGTGGAGCTTGTCTTTAAATGATAATTTTCTTTTCATTACCCTAACGAACCTTGATTACCCTGAAATATTGATTTTTATATACAATTTCCCCTAGGGAATCGCCGGGCAGAGATTCATCCCATATAAAATAGTAATCAATTTGATAAAGATCCAGATCCCTCCTTAATTCCAGACTGGACTTATTTCCGGTGATTCCATAATATTGGTCATCTAAATAATATCCGAAATAATCCATTATTTCCCAATGGTCGTTGGAAGCTATGTTACCCTTAATCCCATGTGATTTTAAATCCATACTGACCATATAAGCACCGGAACATGCCCCAGAATAACTGTGCAGTAATGATATAGGGTAGAATGCCAGACACAGTATCAGTACAATGATAAGTGATACATAAATTTTTTTCATAAGATATCTTTCTTTATATAGCATATTCAAAGTATAAAATCCCAATATGATTGATAATATCAAAACAAACCATAAATATCGTTCCTCAACCAATATTATAAGATATCCACTTAGATAAATTAGCATTGTGCCTAAGATTATAACTAAGTTATTTTTGATTGACTCTTTATCCGTTTTAAAAAACAGAAATAATGCCATTATAATGGTAAAAAATGGGATAAACATGAGATTAAACGAAAGTAGTATCAAATCATAAAGGTTACCTAAAATAATCCTGATTTGATGTTGGAAATTCTGTGTTGATTTAAAGGGATTCCATTTATTTATATGGAAACAACTGGGATCATCCCATGAACTAGTTGAAAATTCATGGGGAGGTTTTATGAGCCCTTGACTAAAGATAGGGTGGCCACTAGAGTTAGGGCCAGCCAGTGCATAATTATAAGATCCCGTTGTCCCTATGGTTATGGTCCCGTATTTTTCACTGATCATTCCCACCCAAAGCCCACTAATAACTAAAAATACGGATAACCCCAATAAAAAGTTTTTTTGAATGGTTTTCCTATCCCTAGAGAATTTTTCAACATAAAAGAGATTAACGACCATAAAATGAATTAAAAAAAAGAAGAACACATAACTTTTTGCTAAAAAAGCCATAACTCCCAAAAATCCAGTTAAAATCCCCATAAGCCATGTTTTTCTATATCTTTCATCCATTAAAAAATTCATATAATATAAAAGGGTACAAACCACTAAGAAGTCCGGACTAATGTAGTTAAATGTAAAATATAACATAAAAGGCAGTAATGCTAATAATGTTATCGTCTTTTGATAATTATCCATACTCAATTTGGTTAAAATTGAAGAAATGGCTATGAATGTAAACAGACCTATAATAATACTCAATATTTTGGTTGAAATAACATTTTCTAAATTTCCAGGCCATATATAGATAAATGGTACTAAAAGCCAGGAATATAACGGACTCCAGTAACCATTAATAGCTTGGAAAATGTGTCCATTAAGATAATTCGTGGCGATATTTATGTATGATATACCATCAGAATTGATGATATATTCAAAATTAGGAAATATAATGACCGAGAATAGTAAATACAATCCTAAAACAACAATTAAGTTACTTAGTCCCCACTTCGTTGGATTAACACAAAAACCCCCATTTAATGAAATTATTCGAGTTATGGGTATAATTAATTTTAGTAATAAATAAATATTTTTATAGTATTCTGCTGAGTTAAAATTAACTAAAATTAAAAGCTTTTCATAAACTAATTTTAAATAAAAATCATTCAGA
Above is a genomic segment from Methanobacterium formicicum containing:
- a CDS encoding phosphopantetheine adenylyltransferase encodes the protein MTSTKYNRVAVGGTFDKFHQGHRLLINKAFQVGKEVLIGVTSDKFGGMKGEIEPCNVRMSNLNSLLKGRSGYSISRLDDPYGVTVHDETVEAIVVSPETEPTAFQINEIRREKGMKSLDIITISMVLAEDGKPISSTRIRRGEIDPRGTVIKKGE
- a CDS encoding radical SAM protein gives rise to the protein MLLEHNVVVKDPLRIGLRFASCYPNLYRSAMSSLGFHIIYDFLNHQEDVYCERVVYPYGKSLETGSPLKDFDVVGFSLQYEQDYPHVLEMLRQGGLKVRREDRSPQDPLVIAGGPCASSNPLPMSQFVDLFLVGDGEVILPQLLEKIAQMDNPRQDMDALLDLEGVYIPGNKVKLVQVEDMNDAWRPVKQVYPETDNPDLIPAFGRSFLLEVSRGCARGCRFCMAGCMYRPRREVDLKTLLKTAEKGRKSTGLNKIALIGGAVSDYSQIEKLCRELLQREFQVTTPSLRIESISPDLLESLKESGLRTITIAPESTWRLRKLVNKPITDQDIQRTMATAFQMKLNVKLYFLVGLPTETQEDLEDLVDLVGDLKAMAPHPDSLRISVNPFIPKPHTPFQWAEFNLKETKGKVKFLKKHLKNKHFKVETPNKSLVQYILSLGGTEMADIIEESSQGRVSLSKWKKLTPHISGSETLPWKDIDVGVSDEFLEKEYEKALKGDLTPWCETFGCYDCGACL
- the yjjX gene encoding inosine/xanthosine triphosphatase; the protein is MKIVVASKNPVKLKATQNILEKIYPAVEVEDRDVDSGVPDQPIGLEVTVQGAINRAKNVFSPDFDLSVGIESGLLEVPHSITGYLDLQWCAIYDGEKITLGVSAGFEYPPMVIEQVLGGKEVGDVMDQVTGVDKLGQKTGAVSHLTQGMLDRTGNTEQCVLMAMVPRMNDDLYFE